The genomic stretch CTCGCCGGCTTCAGCCGTCTCGCCGCCGGGGGCGCGCGCCTCCGCGCCGCGCTCGTGCGCGCCGGCGCCGGGGTTCTTCACCAGCACGCCGCCGATCCGCACGTTCGCGCCGTACTCGTACGTCAGCCTGCCGCCGTGGAAGCCCGTGATGCCGACCAGGACCCCCGCCGCGAGCTGCAGCACGAGCGCCAGCGCCGGGACCGCGCCCGCCGCGCCGCCCGGGAACCGCGAGGCGGCGAGTTGCGCGATCACCGCCGCGCCCGCCACCCACAGGGTCCAGCGACCGAGCAGCGCGTGCTCGTCGATCGCTTCCTCGGAGACGCCCTGGTCGTGCTCGGGCACGCGGTGCGCGACCTGTCCCGACTGCACGGCTGCGAACGCGCCGAGGAAGCCGAAGACGAGCAGAAGGACCGACGCCCGGCGCACCCACTCGCGGTCGAACAGCCGGCCGACGATCGCGAAGAAGGCGCTGAAGACGAGCAGCGCCACGGGCGCGTGCACGATCTGCGGGTGGAACTGGCCGAGCAGGTTCATGGCGGCGTCCGCCTCCGGGATGGGTCCGCTGCGAGCGCGGCCAAGCTAGTGCGCCCGCGCCGTGCGGCGCAAGGCGGTGTTGAGAGCAAGCCATCTGACCGCTTTTGAGCAGCGATCTGACCGCAGGTCCTAGGCAACGGCGGTGGCCGTGGCCACCACCGGGTGAACGACGGGTTCGACGCTCAGGGCGCGGCCCTGGGCGCTGTAGCGGCCCAGCAGTTTGGTGCCCCAGCGGATCGTGTGGGTGCCGTCGAGATGGCGCCGGACTTCGACGGCGAGACCGGCGCAGGTGCGACGGCCCGACTGGCGCGTGATCTGCAGCACGATGCCGTCGAGCGTGACGGTGTTGTCCCGCTGGATGGTGCGCGTTTCGAGGTGGCAGAAGATCGTCTCGAGGTCGGCGGTGCCGGCGGGGACGAACCCGGACTCGGCGTCCGCCGGCGGGCGCGCGAACTCGCGGTTGTACTCGGGGAGGAAGACCTCTCGCAGGTAGCGGTTGGCGCGCTCGACGGTGCGGATCCCTGCGGTCTGGAGCTCCTTGACCAGCCGGTCCTGCAGCGTGCGGTTGACGCGCTCGCTGCGCCCGCGGGCCTGGGGCGAGTAGGCCATGATGTGCTCGACGCCCAGTTGCTTGAGCGCCCGGCCCACCTGGGTCA from bacterium encodes the following:
- a CDS encoding DUF2231 domain-containing protein, producing the protein MNLLGQFHPQIVHAPVALLVFSAFFAIVGRLFDREWVRRASVLLLVFGFLGAFAAVQSGQVAHRVPEHDQGVSEEAIDEHALLGRWTLWVAGAAVIAQLAASRFPGGAAGAVPALALVLQLAAGVLVGITGFHGGRLTYEYGANVRIGGVLVKNPGAGAHERGAEARAPGGETAEAGE